The following proteins are co-located in the Vigna angularis cultivar LongXiaoDou No.4 chromosome 2, ASM1680809v1, whole genome shotgun sequence genome:
- the LOC108327623 gene encoding pectinesterase: MSGKIIISAVSLILVVGVAIGVVVTVNKKGEESSIQSNQKSVEIICQNTDDQKLCHNTLSSVKGLDTADPKAYIATAVKATMDSVIKAFNMSDKFTTEHGDTDNSTKMALDDCKDLLQYAIQSLQLSTDMVQNNNIQAVHDQTADFKNWLSAVISYQQACMEGFDDGKEGEKKIKEQFQTESLDQVQKLTAITLDIVSGLSHILEKFGLKLNLKPASRRLLSKDGYPTWFSASDRKLLAQLERKGWRANITPNVVVAQDGSGQFKTIAEAIASYPNNFQGRYNIYVKAGVYDEYITVPKNAVNILLYGDGPGKTIVTGHKNFRDGVKTMQTATFANTAQGFIAKAMTFENTAGADGHQAVAFRNQGDMSAVIGCHILGYQDTLYAQTNRQFYRNCVISGTIDFIFGTSPTVIQHSVIIVRKPLDNQLNTITADGTSEKNMNTGIIIQDCEIVPEAELFPVRFQIKSYLGRPWKRYSRTVVMESTIGDFLHPEGWCPWAGEYFEDTLYYAEYNNAGPGAAMEGRIKWKGYHGLISREEAAQFTPGQFLQAGVNSGTDWLKALHVPHVLDFVKP, encoded by the coding sequence atgtctGGAAAAATAATTATCTCCGCAGTTTCTCTCATCCTTGTGGTAGGTGTTGCAATTGGGGTTGTGGTTACTGTTAACAAGAAAGGTGAGGAATCATCCATCCAATCCAATCAAAAATCTGTTGAAATTATCTGTCAAAACACCGATGACCAAAAACTTTGCCACAACACTCTAAGCTCCGTCAAGGGTCTTGACACTGCTGATCCTAAGGCTTACATTGCCACAGCAGTGAAAGCAACCATGGACAGTGTGATCAAAGCATTCAACATGAGTGACAAATTCACCACCGAGCACGGAGACACAGACAACAGCACTAAAATGGCCCTTGATGATTGCAAGGACTTATTGCAATATGCCATCCAAAGTCTTCAACTCAGCACTGacatggtgcaaaataacaacATCCAAGCCGTGCATGACCAAACTGCTGATTTCAAGAACTGGCTTAGTGCAGTTATCTCATACCAACAGGCGTGCATGGAAGGCTTCGACGATGGCAAAGAAGGTGAGAAAAAGATCAAGGAGCAGTTCCAAACAGAGAGCTTAGACCAAGTGCAAAAACTCACTGCCATCACCCTCGATATTGTGAGTGGATTGTCACACATCCTTGAGAAATTCGGGTTGAAGTTAAACCTTAAACCCGCCTCTCGGCGTCTTCTCAGCAAGGATGGGTACCCTACTTGGTTCTCTGCCTCAGATCGCAAGCTCTTGGCTCAGCTTGAACGTAAAGGATGGAGAGCAAACATCACACCCAATGTTGTAGTTGCCCAGGATGGCTCTGGTCAATTTAAAACCATTGCCGAGGCAATTGCTTCTTACCCCAACAACTTCCAAGGTAGATATAACATCTATGTTAAGGCTGGTGTCTATGATGAATACATCACTGTTCCTAAGAACGCCGTCAATATTCTCCTCTATGGTGATGGTCCCGGAAAGACCATTGTCACTGGTCACAAGAACTTCCGTGATGGTGTGAAGACAATGCAAACTGCCACTTTTGCCAACACTGCTCAAGGATTCATTGCCAAGGCAATGACATTCGAGAACACTGCTGGAGCTGACGGACACCAAGCCGTGGCTTTTAGGAACCAGGGAGACATGTCAGCAGTGATTGGTTGTCACATTTTGGGTTACCAAGACACCTTGTACGCCCAAACCAACAGGCAATTCTATCGCAACTGTGTCATCTCCGGCACCATTGACTTCATCTTCGGCACCTCACCCACTGTGATCCAACACTCTGTCATCATCGTCAGGAAGCCCCTTGACAACCAATTAAACACCATTACTGCAGATGGCACATCCGAGAAGAACATGAACACTGGAATCATTATCCAGGACTGTGAGATTGTGCCCGAAGCTGAGCTCTTCCCAGTAAGGTTCCAGATTAAGTCATACTTGGGCAGGCCATGGAAGCGGTACTCAAGGACTGTGGTGATGGAATCCACCATCGGTGACTTCCTTCACCCTGAAGGATGGTGCCCTTGGGCAGGCGAATACTTTGAAGACACCTTGTACTATGCTGAGTACAACAATGCTGGACCTGGTGCCGCGATGGAGGGAAGAATCAAGTGGAAGGGTTATCATGGTCTCATTTCTCGCGAAGAAGCTGCCCAGTTCACCCCTGGTCAATTCCTCCAGGCTGGAGTTAACTCTGGAACCGATTGGTTGAAAGCTCTTCATGTTCCACATGTTCTTGACTTTGTCAAACCTTGA
- the LOC108327624 gene encoding pectinesterase, translating into MSGKIVVSVVSLILVVGVAIGVVVTVNKKGEESSIQSNQKSVEIICQNTDDKNLCHNTLSSVKGLDTADPKAYIATAVKATMDSVIKAFNMSDRLATEHVDKDNGTKMALDDCKDLLQSAIQSLQLSTDMVQNNNIHAVHDQTADFKNWLSAVISYQQACMEGFDDGKEGEKNIKEQFQTESLDKVQKLTAITLDIVSGLSHILEKFGLKLNLKPASRRLLSKDGYPTWFSASDRRLLAQLERKGWRSHITPNVVVAQDGSGQFKTIAEAIASYPNNFQGRYNIYVKAGVYDEYITIPKNAVNILLYGDGPGKTIVTGHKNFRDGVKTMQTATFANTAQGFIAKAMTFENTAGADGHQAVAFRNQGDMSAVIGCHILGYQDTLYAQTNRQFYRNCVISGTIDFIFGTSPTVIQHSVIVVRKPLDNQLNTITADGTSEKNMNTGIVIQDCEIVPEAELFPVRFQIKSYLGRPWKQYSKTVVMESTIGDFLHPEGWCPWAGEYFEDTLYYAEYNNAGPGAAVEGRIKWKGYHGLISREEAAQFTPGQFLQAGVGSGTDWLKALHVPHALDFVKP; encoded by the coding sequence atgtcTGGGAAAATAGTTGTCTCTGTTGTTTCTCTCATTCTCGTTGTAGGTGTTGCAATTGGTGTTGTGGTTACCGTTAATAAGAAGGGTGAGGAATCCTCCATCCAGTCCAATCAAAAATCTGTTGAGATTATATGTCAAAACACCGATGACAAAAACCTTTGCCACAACACTCTCAGTTCCGTTAAGGGTCTTGACACCGCTGACCCTAAGGCTTACATTGCCACGGCAGTGAAAGCCACCATGGACAGCGTCATCAAAGCGTTCAACATGAGTGACAGGCTCGCCACCGAGCACGTAGACAAAGACAACGGCACAAAAATGGCCCTTGATGATTGCAAGGACTTATTACAATCAGCCATCCAAAGTCTTCAACTCAGCACTGacatggtgcaaaataacaacATCCATGCCGTGCATGACCAAACTGCTGATTTCAAGAACTGGCTTAGTGCAGTTATCTCATACCAACAGGCATGTATGGAAGGATTCGATGATGGCAAAGAAGGTGAGAAGAACATCAAGGAGCAGTTCCAAACAGAGAGCTTAGACAAGGTGCAAAAACTCACTGCCATCACCCTTGATATCGTGAGTGGTTTGTCACACATCCTCGAAAAATTTGGGTTGAAGTTAAACCTTAAACCCGCCTCCCGTCGTCTTCTCAGTAAGGACGGGTACCCTACTTGGTTCTCTGCCTCAGATCGCAGACTATTGGCTCAACTTGAACGTAAAGGATGGAGATCACACATCACACCTAATGTCGTAGTTGCCCAAGATGGCTCTGGTCAGTTTAAAACCATTGCCGAGGCAATTGCTTCTTACCCCAACAACTTCCAAGGTAGATATAACATCTATGTTAAGGCCGGTGTCTATGATGAATACATCACTATTCCTAAGAATGCCGTCAATATTCTCCTTTATGGTGATGGCCCTGGAAAGACCATTGTCACTGGTCACAAGAACTTCCGTGATGGTGTAAAGACAATGCAAACTGCCACTTTTGCCAACACTGCTCAGGGATTCATTGCCAAGGCAATGACATTCGAGAACACTGCTGGAGCTGACGGACACCAAGCCGTGGCTTTCAGGAACCAGGGAGACATGTCAGCAGTGATTGGCTGCCACATTTTGGGTTACCAAGACACCTTGTATGCCCAAACCAACAGGCAATTCTATCGCAACTGTGTCATCTCCGGCACCATTGACTTCATATTTGGCACCTCACCCACTGTGATCCAACACTCTGTCATCGTCGTCAGGAAGCCCCTTGACAACCAATTAAACACCATTACTGCAGACGGCACATCCGAGAAGAACATGAACACTGGAATCGTTATCCAGGATTGCGAGATTGTGCCCGAAGCTGAGCTCTTCCCAGTGAGGTTCCAGATTAAGTCATACTTAGGCAGGCCATGGAAGCAGTACTCAAAGACTGTGGTGATGGAATCCACCATCGGTGACTTCCTTCACCCTGAAGGATGGTGCCCTTGGGCAGGTGAATACTTTGAAGACACCTTGTACTATGCTGAGTACAACAATGCTGGACCTGGTGCTGCGGTGGAGGGAAGAATCAAGTGGAAGGGTTATCATGGTCTCATTTCTCGCGAAGAAGCTGCCCAGTTCACTCCTGGCCAATTCCTCCAGGCTGGAGTTGGCTCTGGAACCGATTGGTTGAAAGCTCTTCATGTTCCTCATGCCCTTGACTTCGTCAAACCTTGA
- the LOC108326894 gene encoding uncharacterized protein LOC108326894 isoform X3, giving the protein MVNSYRKSFWWVLEFTLFVSALCNQIHKLDAKCYSVTHSSSQMDAHEAKLLLGFPPNSRPTPSQVKSAYRKKVWESHPDRFPSHEKPLAESKFKLISEAYTCLQSGRRNVSGSVEYSHVVRTGFSRAHGGRKNHAMIKVPFVLIILGTVALGGFNAWRWPTPNLVADSSFFGLQKAKGGIPFS; this is encoded by the exons ATGGTAAATTCTTATAGGAAAAGTTTTTGGTGGGTGCTTGAATTTACCTTGTTTGTCTCTGCACTCTGCAATCAAATTCATAAGCTTGATGCCAAATGTTACTCTGTCACTCACTCCTCTTCACAAATGGATGCTCATGAAGCCAAACTCTTGTTGGGTTTCCCTCCCAATTCACGTCCAACTCCTTCCCAg gtaAAATCAGCTTACAGAAAGAAGGTGTGGGAATCTCACCCCGATCGATTTCCATCTCATGAAAAGCCTCTTGCTGAGTCTAAGTTTAAGCTG ATTTCAGAGGCTTACACATGCCTGCAATCTG GTAGGAGAAATGTTTCAGGTTCAG TTGAATATTCACATGTTGTGCGAACTGGATTTTCGAGGGCTCATGGAGGAAGAAAAAATCATGCAATGATTAAAGTTCCATTCGTTTTAATCATTCTGGGAACTGTCGCGCTTGGAGGTTTCAATGCTTGGAGGTGGCCAACACCCAATCTCGTGGCTGATTCTTCATTCTTC
- the LOC108326894 gene encoding uncharacterized protein LOC108326894 isoform X4 → MVNSYRKSFWWVLEFTLFVSALCNQIHKLDAKCYSVTHSSSQMDAHEAKLLLGFPPNSRPTPSQVKSAYRKKVWESHPDRFPSHEKPLAESKFKLISEAYTCLQSGRRNVSGSVEYSHVVRTGFSRAHGGRKNHAMIKVPFVLIILGTVALGGFNAWRAYKKQKEEYPSHNPFLP, encoded by the exons ATGGTAAATTCTTATAGGAAAAGTTTTTGGTGGGTGCTTGAATTTACCTTGTTTGTCTCTGCACTCTGCAATCAAATTCATAAGCTTGATGCCAAATGTTACTCTGTCACTCACTCCTCTTCACAAATGGATGCTCATGAAGCCAAACTCTTGTTGGGTTTCCCTCCCAATTCACGTCCAACTCCTTCCCAg gtaAAATCAGCTTACAGAAAGAAGGTGTGGGAATCTCACCCCGATCGATTTCCATCTCATGAAAAGCCTCTTGCTGAGTCTAAGTTTAAGCTG ATTTCAGAGGCTTACACATGCCTGCAATCTG GTAGGAGAAATGTTTCAGGTTCAG TTGAATATTCACATGTTGTGCGAACTGGATTTTCGAGGGCTCATGGAGGAAGAAAAAATCATGCAATGATTAAAGTTCCATTCGTTTTAATCATTCTGGGAACTGTCGCGCTTGGAGGTTTCAATGCTTGGAG